One genomic region from Homalodisca vitripennis isolate AUS2020 chromosome 6, UT_GWSS_2.1, whole genome shotgun sequence encodes:
- the LOC124364283 gene encoding proline-rich receptor-like protein kinase PERK9, which yields MTKDNLGDIEIRKLPAGSLFKLCSILDCGDDWKQLMSVIPVACKEGNPPKYTVEHMKLIETAGMCQKRPYSEILLEEWGTSGKCRPTVSVLLQCLLKAELYRAADFVAVQLLKGPPPRRPESGPAAAVVYPEEPASRKDLTVASVDNIPSAPPLPSDIVTVTPPPPSTPPHLSVTPQFPSPPRAATPQNPTVLVEPDTGDVERVSYSILESATENFTESRILGGGAYGSVYQACLPRLGAVAVKRFHPNDVLGNPQQQFCNEVQVLAQLSHPNLLPLLAYSDDGPALCLAYKYMRHGSLLDQLASQVSLAWRTRVEIAKGTARGICHLHLALQKPLVHRDVKSANILLDNNFTAKLGDFGLVKLGGSGSNSRSVIMTTTVIGTSAYMAPEAHRGDVSVKMDIFSFGVVLLELLTGLPPYDGTREGHDLITHVEDSDDREAMVDDKAGNWPPEVVTKMFELVDLCLLEKRKRPNILQVIEKLDSLLA from the exons ATGACAAAAGACAACTTAGGTGACATTGAAATCAGAAAGCTGCCAGCTGGTTCATTATTCAAGTTGTGCTCAATCTTGGACTGTGGTGATGATTGGAAGCAGTTAATGTCTGTCATCCCAGTGGCGTGTAAAGAGGGCAATCCTCCTAAGTACACTGTTGAACACATGAA GTTGATCGAGACTGCTGGGATGTGCCAGAAGCGCCCATACTCGGAAATCTTGCTGGAGGAATGGGGCACGAGTGGGAAGTGTCGTCCGACGGTCTCGGTGTTGCTGCAGTGCCTGCTCAAGGCTGAGCTTTACAGAGCTGCAGATTTTGTGGCAGTTCAGTTGCTTAAGG GCCCTCCACCTCGAAGGCCTGAATCAGGACCTGCAGCTGCTGTCGTATATCCTGAAGAGCCAGCTTCAAGGAAGGACCTTACTGTAGCCTCAGTCGACAATATCCCTAGTGCTCCTCCACTTCCATCTGATATCGTTACCGTCACACCTCCACCACCCAGCACACCTCCTCATTTGAGCGTCACACCGCAGTTTCCCTCACCACCGAGAGCTGCTACACCACAAAATCCCACAGTCTTGGTGGAACCAGATAC GGGTGATGTGGAGAGAGTGAGTTACTCAATTCTAGAATCAGCTACGGAGAACTTCACTGAGTCCCGTATTTTGGGCGGCGGTGCTTATGGGTCCGTCTACCAGGCCTGCCTGCCCCGCCTCGGAGCTGTGGCGGTCAAACGTTTCCATCCCAATGATGTGTTGGGCAACCCACAGCAGCAGTTCTGCAACGAG GTGCAAGTGCTGGCCCAGCTGTCCCACCCTAACCTATTACCACTACTGGCCTACTCCGACGACGGCCCAGCTCTCTGTTTGGCCTACAAGTACATGAGACACGGCTCCCTCCTGGACCAGCTTGCTAGCCAG GTCTCGCTGGCATGGAGGACCAGGGTTGAGATAGCAAAAGGCACAGCTCGAGGCATCTGTCACTTGCACTTGGCTCTGCAGAAACCTCTCGTGCACAGAGATGTAAAGTCAGCCAACATCTTGCTTGATAACAACTTCACAGCCAAG CTGGGAGACTTTGGACTGGTGAAACTGGGAGGGAGCGGAAGCAACAGCCGATCTGTCATCATGACAACAACGGTTATCGGCACCTCTGCATACATGGCACCTGAGGCCCACAGGGGTGATGTTTCTGTCAAGATGGACATCTTCAGTTTCGGAGTG GTTCTGTTGGAACTCTTGACTGGACTGCCTCCTTACGATGGAACAAGAGAGGGCCATGActtg ATAACTCATGTAGAGGACTCCGATGACAGAGAAGCTATGGTTGACGACAAAGCCGGGAACTGGCCTCCTGAAGTTGTTACCAAAATGTTCGAACTTGTAGATTTATGTTTGTTGGAAAAACGCAAGAGGCCAAACATCTTACAAGTTATTGAAAAACTTGACTCTCTTTTAGCATAA